In Pseudoxanthomonas sp. SE1, the genomic stretch GCTCGGCTTCACGCCATCAGGATTGCGCGTGTTCCAGTACGCCGAAGAACAGACCTGGGCACGGCAGTCGCTGCCGAGCCGGCGCGTGCGCCTGCGCCTGACCAACGACGACCACGTGGTGACCTGGCACCACTCGCACGACGATGGCCGCACATGGACGCGGCTGGACACGCGGATGGAAGTTTCCGGCCTGCATCACAACGTGTTCGGCGGTTTCCTCAGTCTCCGGCTGGCGCTCTACAGTGCCGGCACGGGTGCGGTCGAGTTCAGCGACTTCCGCTACCGCGCGCTCGCCTGAGGCGCGTCACGTCGCGTCGTCGGTTGCGTTGGCGCGATCGTTCTCGCGCATCTCGTACCACATGCCATTGAGGATGGCGAAGCTGGCCGCGAGGCTGACGCCGAGTATCCAGGAGAAGTACCACATGGTCGTTCCTCAGTAGGCGTTGTGGTTCTGTTCCAGGCTTTCCGGGCTTACCTTGCCGCGTAGCACGCGGTAGACCCAGGCGGTGTACAGCAGCACCAGCGGCAGGAACACGACGGTAGCCACCAGCATCACGAACAGCGTCAGGTGGCTGGAAGAGGCATCCCACAGTGTCAGGCTGGATGCGGGATGGGTGGAGGACGGCAGCAGGAACGGGAACACCGCCAGCCCTTCGGTCAGGATGATGCCGGCGATGGCGAGCGCGGAGGCGAGGAAGGCCGCCATGCCGCGCCCGGCACGCAACAGTGCCGCCGCGGCCAATGACCCCGCCACGCCCAGTACCGGGAAGAGCCAGGTCCAGGGCATGGCCTGGTAGTTGGCCATCCAGCCGCCGCGCGCACTGGTCACCTGCTTGAACAGCGGATTGGACGCGGCGTCGGTCACGGCAGCCCCGACCACGGCGTAACCGTCCACGCCCCTCGCCACCCACACGCCGGCCAGCACGAACAACACCGCCGTCGCCACCGCCGCCAGCGAGCCGAGGCGCCGCGCACGCATCGCCACCGGCCCGTCCGTCTTGAGCACCAGCATGCTGGCGCCATGAGCCACCAGCATGGCGACGCTGACCAGGCCGCACAGCACCGCGAACGGCGACAGCAGCGCGAAGAAGCCGCCGCTGTAGTGGATGCGCAGCGTGTCGTCGAAATGGAACGGCACGCCCAGCAGCACGTTGCCCATGGCCACGCCGAACACCAGCGCGGGCACGAAGCCACCGACGAACAATGCCCAGTCCCACACCGCGCGCCAGCGCGGGTCTTCCACCTTGCTGCGGAACTTGAAGCCGACGGGGCGCAGGATCAGCGCGAACAGGATCAGGAACATCGCCAGGTAGAAGCCCGAGAAGCTGACCGCGTACAACGCCGGGAACGCCGCGAAGATCGCGCCGCCGCCCAGGATCAGCCACACCTGGTTGCCTTCCCAGACCGGGCCCACCACATTCAGCACCAGCCGGCGTTCGGCGTCGGTGCGCGCCACCGCCGGCAGCAACGTCCCGACGCCGAGATCGAAGCCGTCCATCACGGCGAAGCCGATCAGCAGGATGCCCAGCAGCAGCCACCAGATCAGGCGCAGGGTCGCGTAGTCGAGGGGAATCGTGTCCATGTCGTCCTCCTGTCAGGCCACGGTCGTGGACGCGGGCGCCAGCGGCGCGCCTGCCTGGTCGGGTCGCCGCTCGCCACCGGGTACGTCATCCGGCCCTTTCAGGATCACCTTGCGCAACAGGTACACGTCGATGATCGCCAGCGTGGTGTAGACCAGCACGAAACCGGTCAGCGAGATGACGACCTGGTGCAGTTGCAGCCCCGATGCCGCCATGAAGGTCGGCAGCACGCCATCGATGGCCCAGGGCTGCCGTCCGTACTCGGCGATCAGCCAACCGGCTTCGATCGCCAGCCAGGGCAGTGGCAGGCTGTAGAGCGCCAGTTTCAGGAACCACGGGTACCTGTCCAGTTTCTGCACCGTCGCCAGCCAGAATGCCAGCGCGAAGAACGCGATGAAGTAGAAGCCGATGCCCGCCATCAGGCGGAAACTCCAGAACAGCGGCGCCACGCGCGGGATGGTGTCGGCCGCGGCGCGCGTGATCTCCGCGTCGGTGGCGCTGCCGATGTCCTCGCGGTATCGCTTCAGCAGCAGCGCATAGCCCATGTCGCGCCAGTGCTGATCGAACACCGCCTTCGCCTGCACATCCTCGCGGTTGGCGCGCAACTGCTGCAGCGCCGCGTAGGCCAGCTGTCCGTTGCGGATGCGTCCCTCGGCGCGTTCGACGAGCTCTCCGATGCCGGGGATTTCGGTGTTGAACGAGCGCGTGCCGATCAGGCCCATCACCCACGGGATGTGCACGGCGTACCGGTTGGCGCGCGCCTCCTGGTCGGGAATCGCGAAGGCGGTGAATCCCGCCGGCGCCGGCTCGGTCTCCCACATCGCCTCGATGGCGGCCAGCTTCATCTTCTGGTTCTCGCCGGCCACGTAGCCGCTCTCGTCGCCCAGCACCACCACCGACAGCGACGCGGCCAGGCCGAAGCTGGCCGCCACCGCCATCGAGCGCTTGGCCAGGTCCGCATGGCGTCCGCGCAGCAGGTAGAACGCGCTGATCGACATCACGAACACCGCGCCCAGCACGTACCCTGCGCTGACGGTGTGCACGAACTTCGCCTGCGCCACCGGGTTGAACAGCACCGCCGCGAAGTCGGTGACCTCCATCCGCATGGTGACGGGATTGAATTCGGCGCCCACCGGATACTGCATCCAGCCGTTGGCGATCAGGATCCAGAGCGCGGAGAAATTGGTGCCCAGCGCCACCAGCCACGTCACCATCAGGTGCTTCACGCGCGACAGCCTGTCCCAGCCGAAGAAGAACAGGCCGATGAAGGTCGCTTCCAGGAAGAACGCCATCAGGCCTTCGATGGCCAGCGGTGCGCCGAAGATGTCGCCCACGTAATGGCTGTAGTAGGACCAGTTCATGCCGAACTGGAACTCCATCACGATGCCGGTGGCCACGCCCATGGCGAAGTTGATGCCGAACAGCGTGCCCCAGAACATCGTCATGCGGCGCCAGATGTCGCGCCCCGTCATCACGTAGACGCTCTCCATGATCGCGATCATGAAGGACAGCCCCAGCGTCAGCGGCACGAACAGGAAGTGGTACATCGCCGTCAGCGCGAATTGCAGACGGGACAGTTCGACAACGGTCATGTCCGGCATGGCGTAGGGGCTCCCGGGTGTCCGTGGTGGATTCTAGACCCCCCCCATCGCAAAGGGGGGTGACCTTCTGTCGCACCCCTCTTCGCGCGGCCCTGCGGCATCCTGCGCGCCCCGCCGCCGACCGGCTGTCGGGAAAGGGTTGATCCTGATCAATGCGGGCCCCCTGAATGGACCCGAGAATCCACCGTACCAGAATAGGAGAGGCCGCATGCAAGGCGTCCAGGGGACTTACAACGACAAGGTGGTGCGGCAGTTCACGGTGATGACCGTGGTCTGGGGCATCGTGGGGATGCTGGTGGGGGTGCTGATCGCGGCCCAGCTTTACTGGCCGGCGCTGAGTTTCGACCTGCCATGGCTCAGCTACGGTCGCCTGCGCCCCCTGCACACCAATGCGGTGATCTTCGCGTTCGGCGGCTGCGCGCTGTTCGCCACCAGCCTGCATGTGGTGCAGCGGACCAGCCACGTGCGGCTGCTCTCCGACAAGCTGGCCGCCTTCGTGTTCTGGGGCTGGCAGCTGGTGATCGTGTTGGCGGCTGTCTCGCTGCCGCTGGGCCTGACCCAAGGCAAGGAATACGCCGAACTGATCTGGCCGATCGACGTGCTGATCGCGGTGGTCTGGGTGTCCTACGCGGTGCTGTTCTTCGGCACCATCGCCAAGCGTGCGGTCAAGCACATCTACGTGGCCAACTGGTTCTTCGGCGCCTACATCATCGCGGTGGCGCTGCTGCACATCGTCAACAGCCTGGCGCTGCCGAGCAGCCTGCTGCACTCCTACCCGGTCTACAGCGGCGCGGTCGATGCGATGGTGCAGTGGTGGTACGGCCACAACGCGGTGGGTTTCTTCCTGACCGCCGGCTTCCTGGGGATGATGTACTACTTCGTGCCGAAGCAGGCCGGCCGCCCGGTCTACTCCTATCGACTGTCGATCGTGCACTTCTGGGCGCTGATCGCCATCTACATGTGGGCCGGCCCGCACCACCTGCACTACACGGCGCTGCCGGACTGGGCGCAGAGCCTGGGCATGGTGTTCTCGCTGATCCTGCTGGCGCCCAGCTGGGGCGGCGCCATCAACGGCGTGATGACGCTGTCGGGCGTGTGGCACAAGCTGCGCACCGACCCGATCCTGAAGTTCCTGATCGTCTCGCTGTCGTTCTACATGATGTCGACCTTCGAAGGTCCCATGATGTCGATCAAGACGGTCAACTCGCTGAGCCACTACACCGACTGGACCATCGGCCACGTGCACGCCGGTGCGCTGGGCTGGGTGGCGATGATCACCATCGGTTCGGTCTACGCGATGCTGCCCAAGCTGCTGGGCCGCGAGCAGATGTTCTCCATCAAGGCCATCGACACGCACTTCTGGCTGCACACGCTGGGCGTGGTGTTCTACATCGCCTCGATGTGGATCGCCGGCGTGATGCAGGGCCTGATGTGGCGCGCCACCAACGCCGACGGCACGCTGACCTACAGCTTCGTCGAAGCGCTCAACGCCACCTATCCCTACTACCTGGTCCGCCTGGGCGGCGGCCTGCTGGTATTCGTCGGCATGCTGCTGATGGCCTGGAACACCTGGAAGACCTTCCAGGCGGCCAGGTCCACCGCACCGCAGCCGATCCTGCCGCCCGATGCCAGCCAAGCGCGCGCCTGAGGACCTGACATGAGCAACGGAAATTCACACGAGAAAGTCGAGAAGAACGTCGGCCTGATGGCGGTGCTGATCGCGGTGGCGGTGTCGTTCGGCGGCCTGGCCGAGATCGTCCCGCTGATGTTCCAGGCCGAGGCCATCAAGCCGCTGGAAGGCGTGAAGCCCTACCCGGCCCTGCAACTGGCCGGCCGCGACATCTACATCCGCGAGGGCTGCTACAACTGCCACTCGCAGATGGTGCGCACGCTGCGCTTCGAATCGGAGCGCTACGGCCACTACTCGCTGGCCGGCGAATCGGTCTACGACCGCCCGTTCCAGTGGGGCAGCAAGCGCACCGGGCCCGACCTGGCCCGCGTGGGCGGGCGCTACTCCGACGACTGGCACCGCGTGCACCTGATCAACCCGCGCGACGTGGTGCCGGAATCGAACATGCCGTCCTTCCCCTGGCTGGAATCGGCCAAGGTCGACGGCGCCGAAGTCGCCCAGCGCATGAAGACGCTGCAGCGCATCGGCGACCCGTACACAAACGAAGAGATCGACAACGCTGCCTCCGACGTGGAGGGCAGGACGGAACTGGACGCCGTGGTCGCCTACCTGCAAGGGCTGGGCAAGGCCGCGCCGAGGGGAGGCTGAGCCATGGTATCGGGGATCGTGACCGGGGCACTGATCGTGCTGTTCATCGCCGGCTGGGTGTGGGCCTGGAGCCCGCGCCGCAAGGCGGATTTCGAGGATGCGGCACGCATGCCGCTGGGTGAGGAAGGGGAGAACAACCCATGAGCGCAGGCTGGATCGGATTCATCGTCGCGCTGGTCGTACTGAACATCCTGGGCTGCGTGTGGCTGCTGTGGTGGACCGGCCGCCGCCGGCCCGGCGACCCCGCGCCGGAAGACACCTCGCACGTGTGGGACGGCGACCTGACCGAGTACAACAAGCCGCTGCCGAAGTGGTGGATCAACCTGTTCTACATCACCATTTTCTTCAGCATCGGCTACATCGCGTGGTACGGCGGCCTGGGCATCATTCCGGGCTATGCCAAGTGGTCGTCCGCCGGCGAACACGACCAGGTCAAGGCCGTGCAGGACAAGAAGCTGGAAGCGACGTTCGCCCCGTTCGCCAACCAGCCCATCGACCAGTTGGCCAAGGACCCGAAGGCGCTGGCACTGGGCCGTTCGATCTTCAACAACACCTGCGCCACCTGCCATGGCTCCACCGGCCAGGGCGCGATCGGCTATCCCAACCTGACAGATGGCATCTGGCACTGGGGTGGCACGCCCGACCTCGTGCTGCAGACGGTGCTGGACGGCCGCGAGGGCGTGATGCCCGAATGGGGCACGGCACTGACCAACATGGGCGGCGACAACGCCGTCGACTACGTCATCGCCTACGTCAACGTGCTGAACGATCCGCGGGAAGGCATGAGCAACAACTTCATGGCCGCCCAGGGCAAGCCGCTGTACGATGGCCTTTGCGTCGCCTGCCACGGCGTGGACGGCAAGGGCAACCAGGAACTGGGCGCCCCCGACCTGACCGACGACTACTGGCTGTACGGCAACAGCAAGGACAGCATGCGCACGACGATCAACAAGGGCCGTCACGGCGTAATGCCCGCCCACCGCGAACTGCTGGGCGACACGCGTGCGCGCCTGGTGGCGTCCTATGTCTGGT encodes the following:
- a CDS encoding cytochrome ubiquinol oxidase subunit I, translating into MPDMTVVELSRLQFALTAMYHFLFVPLTLGLSFMIAIMESVYVMTGRDIWRRMTMFWGTLFGINFAMGVATGIVMEFQFGMNWSYYSHYVGDIFGAPLAIEGLMAFFLEATFIGLFFFGWDRLSRVKHLMVTWLVALGTNFSALWILIANGWMQYPVGAEFNPVTMRMEVTDFAAVLFNPVAQAKFVHTVSAGYVLGAVFVMSISAFYLLRGRHADLAKRSMAVAASFGLAASLSVVVLGDESGYVAGENQKMKLAAIEAMWETEPAPAGFTAFAIPDQEARANRYAVHIPWVMGLIGTRSFNTEIPGIGELVERAEGRIRNGQLAYAALQQLRANREDVQAKAVFDQHWRDMGYALLLKRYREDIGSATDAEITRAAADTIPRVAPLFWSFRLMAGIGFYFIAFFALAFWLATVQKLDRYPWFLKLALYSLPLPWLAIEAGWLIAEYGRQPWAIDGVLPTFMAASGLQLHQVVISLTGFVLVYTTLAIIDVYLLRKVILKGPDDVPGGERRPDQAGAPLAPASTTVA
- the ccoN gene encoding cytochrome-c oxidase, cbb3-type subunit I, which gives rise to MQGVQGTYNDKVVRQFTVMTVVWGIVGMLVGVLIAAQLYWPALSFDLPWLSYGRLRPLHTNAVIFAFGGCALFATSLHVVQRTSHVRLLSDKLAAFVFWGWQLVIVLAAVSLPLGLTQGKEYAELIWPIDVLIAVVWVSYAVLFFGTIAKRAVKHIYVANWFFGAYIIAVALLHIVNSLALPSSLLHSYPVYSGAVDAMVQWWYGHNAVGFFLTAGFLGMMYYFVPKQAGRPVYSYRLSIVHFWALIAIYMWAGPHHLHYTALPDWAQSLGMVFSLILLAPSWGGAINGVMTLSGVWHKLRTDPILKFLIVSLSFYMMSTFEGPMMSIKTVNSLSHYTDWTIGHVHAGALGWVAMITIGSVYAMLPKLLGREQMFSIKAIDTHFWLHTLGVVFYIASMWIAGVMQGLMWRATNADGTLTYSFVEALNATYPYYLVRLGGGLLVFVGMLLMAWNTWKTFQAARSTAPQPILPPDASQARA
- the ccoP gene encoding cytochrome-c oxidase, cbb3-type subunit III; translated protein: MSAGWIGFIVALVVLNILGCVWLLWWTGRRRPGDPAPEDTSHVWDGDLTEYNKPLPKWWINLFYITIFFSIGYIAWYGGLGIIPGYAKWSSAGEHDQVKAVQDKKLEATFAPFANQPIDQLAKDPKALALGRSIFNNTCATCHGSTGQGAIGYPNLTDGIWHWGGTPDLVLQTVLDGREGVMPEWGTALTNMGGDNAVDYVIAYVNVLNDPREGMSNNFMAAQGKPLYDGLCVACHGVDGKGNQELGAPDLTDDYWLYGNSKDSMRTTINKGRHGVMPAHRELLGDTRARLVASYVWSLSHKQDQATAGAK
- a CDS encoding cbb3-type cytochrome c oxidase subunit 3, translated to MVSGIVTGALIVLFIAGWVWAWSPRRKADFEDAARMPLGEEGENNP
- the ccoO gene encoding cytochrome-c oxidase, cbb3-type subunit II, whose protein sequence is MSNGNSHEKVEKNVGLMAVLIAVAVSFGGLAEIVPLMFQAEAIKPLEGVKPYPALQLAGRDIYIREGCYNCHSQMVRTLRFESERYGHYSLAGESVYDRPFQWGSKRTGPDLARVGGRYSDDWHRVHLINPRDVVPESNMPSFPWLESAKVDGAEVAQRMKTLQRIGDPYTNEEIDNAASDVEGRTELDAVVAYLQGLGKAAPRGG
- the cydX gene encoding cytochrome bd-I oxidase subunit CydX; the encoded protein is MWYFSWILGVSLAASFAILNGMWYEMRENDRANATDDAT
- the cydB gene encoding cytochrome d ubiquinol oxidase subunit II, yielding MDTIPLDYATLRLIWWLLLGILLIGFAVMDGFDLGVGTLLPAVARTDAERRLVLNVVGPVWEGNQVWLILGGGAIFAAFPALYAVSFSGFYLAMFLILFALILRPVGFKFRSKVEDPRWRAVWDWALFVGGFVPALVFGVAMGNVLLGVPFHFDDTLRIHYSGGFFALLSPFAVLCGLVSVAMLVAHGASMLVLKTDGPVAMRARRLGSLAAVATAVLFVLAGVWVARGVDGYAVVGAAVTDAASNPLFKQVTSARGGWMANYQAMPWTWLFPVLGVAGSLAAAALLRAGRGMAAFLASALAIAGIILTEGLAVFPFLLPSSTHPASSLTLWDASSSHLTLFVMLVATVVFLPLVLLYTAWVYRVLRGKVSPESLEQNHNAY